The candidate division KSB1 bacterium region TATTTTACATTAATTCATACTATCCAAATAAAACTCTCTTACTTGGGGGGAAATTATGAATTACAAAAATCTAGAAATTTGGCAATTAGCTCGTGAATTGGTAGTAGAAATTCATAGAATGACATTTCATAAATTATCAAAATATGAAATGTACGAGGAAGGCCAACAAATTCGACGGTCAATTAAATCTGTTAAATCTACGATAGTTGAGGGGTATGGTCGGCGACAATATAAGCAAGATTTTATTAGATTCTTATATTATGCAATCGCATCAAATGACGAAACATTGGATCATTTAGAAACTCTATTTGAAACAAAATCTCTCAAAGATGAACAACTATATTATACTCTCCATGGAAAAATTCAAATGTTGGGCAAAAAATTGAATATGTTCATACAATCTGTTGAAAAACAACACATTAGTAAAAAATAAAATCTCCATTCTAGTGTCAAATATCAAGAATCCAGCCACAAGTATCCAGCATCTAGACTCAATTATCCAGTATCCAACATCCAGTATCCAGTATCAAGTATCAAGTATCAAGTATCAAGTATCAAGTATCCAGCATCCAGCATCCAGCATCCAGCATCCAGCATCCAGCATCCAGCATCCAGCATCCAGAATCAAGCATCCAGAATCAAGCATCCAGAATCAAGCATCCAGCTCATAAACCCCTTTTGTCATTTCAATTTCTTTTTCCACCATCTTCTCATCCCACCCTAATTCTTCTGCAATCAATTTAGCTGCTTCAAACAAAACGGCATCACCCGGATTCCCGGCAGAACCCATTTCCGTTCTCCGCAAAACAACATCGGAAAGATGAACGACCATTTCTTCACGAACTGCATGAATAATTTCTGCAGGTAGAACA contains the following coding sequences:
- a CDS encoding four helix bundle protein, yielding MNYKNLEIWQLARELVVEIHRMTFHKLSKYEMYEEGQQIRRSIKSVKSTIVEGYGRRQYKQDFIRFLYYAIASNDETLDHLETLFETKSLKDEQLYYTLHGKIQMLGKKLNMFIQSVEKQHISKK